One Deltaproteobacteria bacterium genomic window, CGGGACCTACTCGCCCACCCGGATCCCGTACAGCTGCGCCGCGTTCTCGAAGACGATCTTCCGTCGCTCCGCCGCCGGCACGTCCTTCATCATGTCGGCGACGACCTGGCGCGAGCGCGGCCAGTCGCAGCCGTGGTGCGGGTAGTCGGTCGACCACATGATGTTGTCGATGCCGATGGCCTGGCGGTTCTGCACGCCGTAGTGGTCGATGATGAAGGTGAACCACCAGTTGGACCTCACGTACTAGCTCGGCTGCTTCTCGAGCTTGATCTTGGCCCAGTACTTGTTGCGGTCGTAGCGGTCGTCCATCTGCTCGGTGTAGTACGGGACCCAGCCGACCCCCGCCTCGACCGACACGAACTCGAGCTTCGGGAAGCGGTCGTGGACGCCGGTCAGGATGATCTCGCCCATGATGAGCGGCATCGTGTCGAGGCCGGCGCCGCTGAGCGCCGAGACCTGCTTCCCGCCCGTCGCCTCGCCACGCGCGGCCTTTTCCTCCATGGGCGTCTTCGGCTTGGCCGGCACCTTGCCGCGCGCGGAGAGCCCGCAGTGGATGCTGATCGGCATCCCCAGGCGCTCGGCCTCGGCGAAGAAGGCGTCGTCGGCCTCGGAGAGGTTCAGGTTGCCGCTCGGCCAGGCGGAGAGGAGGACGCCGCGGAGCCCCAGCTCCTTGCAGCGCCGCATCTCCGCGATGGCGGCTTCCACCCCGATGCTCGGCATCTGCCCGATACCGATCAGACGCTCCGGCGCCTTGGCGCAGAAGTCCTTCGCCAGCCAGTCGTTGTAGGCGCGGATGCCGGCCAGGTGGAAGTCGTCCTCGGTGCCGAGCATGAAGTGCCGCATGGTGCGCTGCGGGGAGTAGATGACCTCGGCGACCACGCCGTCCTCGAGCATCTCGGCGACGCGCGGCTCGCCGCAGAAGTTGCCCTGGTTGATGGTCGAGTAGCGCGCCCCCGACCAGCGCAGCTCCTCGCGCGGCCGGCCGCGGGTAACCGTGACCAGGCCGAGCGGCGCGGGCGCGCCGCCGTCGTTGTAGAGCCACGCGTCGCCGCCCTCCTCGTCCTTCACGAGCCTCGGCGCGCGCGGCCGGAACTCCGGCGTGAGCCAGCGCTCCCAGAGGTCGGGCGGCTCCACGATGTGCGAGTCGCTGGAGATCATCGGTTCCATACGGGAGTCCTCCCAAACGATCGTTTAGCAAACAACCGACGCCCACCGGAAGGGGTGCTTTGACCCGACCCGGCGCCATGTTACGGAGGCCCGGCGGTGGGGACGCGGCGGAAGCTCTCCTGGGTGGCGCTCCTCTACTTCGCCGAGGGGCTGCCCTTCGGGATGGTGCTCGACAATTTCCCGGTCTACTTCCGCCTGCACGGCTTGTCGCTGGCCGCGATCGGGGCGCTCAGCCTGCTGCGCACGCCGTGGTGGGCGAAGGTGTTCTGGTCGCCGCTGGTCGACCAGATCGGCGAGCGGCGGCAGTGGATCCGGGGCGCGCTCATCGTGATGGCGGCCGCGCTGCTCGCGGTGGCCGCCCTGCCCGCCGCGCCCGTCGGCGCGCTGCTCGTGCTCGCCCTCTTCACCTTCACCATTGCGGCCGCCACGCAGGACGTGGCGATCGATGCCTACACGATCGAGCTGCTCGCGCCCGGCGAGGAGGGGGTGGCGAACGGCGTCCGCGTCTCCGCGTATCGCGCCGCGCTCGTCTTCGCCGGTGGCGTGCTGGTGGCGCTCGCGGGGCGGGCCGGCTGGCCGGTCACCTTCGCCATCGCCGCCGTCGGCCTGCTCGCGCTCGGGCTCAAAATCGGACGCTCGCCGCTGACCGCCCACCGCCCCCAGCCGCCCAGGGTGTGGGCGCGCTCGCTCCAGGCCTGGGTGAGCCGCCCGGGCGCCATCCCCGTCTTCCTCTTCGTCCTCCTCTACAAGCTCGACACGAACGCGATCGGGCCGATGGTGAAGCCGTTCTGGGTGGATCGCGGGCTCGGCCTCGACGAGATCGCGTTCATCTCGACGACGCTCGGCGTGGGTGCGTCGGTGGTGGGCGCGCTGGTGGGTGGTGTGCTCACGTCGCGCTGGGGGATCTTCCGCGCGCTCTGGGTGCTCGGCCTCTTCCAGGCGGTCGCAAACCTGGGCTACGCGGCCGCCGCCTGGACGGATGCCGGGCGCGCCGGCATCTACGCCGCCTCGCTCGGCGAGAGCTTCGGCGCCGGGCTCGGGACGGCGGCGTTCCTCGCCTTCCTCATGAACGTCTGCGACAAGGAGCAGGCGGCGACGCAGTACGCGCTGCTCTCGGCGCTCTTCAACCTGAGCGGCTCGCTGGCGGGGGCGGTGTCGGGGCGCGGGGTGGAGTGGCTGGGCTACGGGCACTACTTCGCGCTCACGTTCACGTTCGCGGTGCCGGCGTACGCGATGCTGCCGTGGGTGCGGGGGTGGATCGTGGAGAGGCCCTTGTCGCCCCGCGGGGCCTCGTGTTAGCCCGCGCTCATGTCCGTCAAGCTCATCTCGGCCGACTCCCACGTGAACCCGCCGTCCGACCTCTGGCTCCGCGACGCGCCCGCCCGCTTGAAGGACCGCGTCCCCCGCGTCGAGTCCACCCCCGAGGGCGACGTGTGGGTCGTCGACCAGAAGGCGTCGCCGGTGCAGGGGCTCACCTTCATGGGCGGGCGCGACTACAAGGACTACACGCCGCGCGTCGCCTACAAGGAGATGCGCCCCGGCTCGTGGGA contains:
- a CDS encoding AmpG family muropeptide MFS transporter, encoding MGTRRKLSWVALLYFAEGLPFGMVLDNFPVYFRLHGLSLAAIGALSLLRTPWWAKVFWSPLVDQIGERRQWIRGALIVMAAALLAVAALPAAPVGALLVLALFTFTIAAATQDVAIDAYTIELLAPGEEGVANGVRVSAYRAALVFAGGVLVALAGRAGWPVTFAIAAVGLLALGLKIGRSPLTAHRPQPPRVWARSLQAWVSRPGAIPVFLFVLLYKLDTNAIGPMVKPFWVDRGLGLDEIAFISTTLGVGASVVGALVGGVLTSRWGIFRALWVLGLFQAVANLGYAAAAWTDAGRAGIYAASLGESFGAGLGTAAFLAFLMNVCDKEQAATQYALLSALFNLSGSLAGAVSGRGVEWLGYGHYFALTFTFAVPAYAMLPWVRGWIVERPLSPRGASC